Proteins from one Malania oleifera isolate guangnan ecotype guangnan chromosome 4, ASM2987363v1, whole genome shotgun sequence genomic window:
- the LOC131153140 gene encoding E3 ubiquitin-protein ligase ATL6, protein MTSTVVHGSSSAANHGVAGASFLALFLVLFLFLETPTALAQSGDSPATDPYMDAKLTPSMAIIIVVLIAAMFFMGFFSIYIRHCSENRGGSGSVRAVVGAVTGLSRRGARGLDPSVLQTFPTFGYEEVKGLKLGKGALECAVCLNEFEDNETLRLIPKCDHVFHPDCIDAWLSSHTTCPVCRANLASESVHAVDAAQQPDDGEDLPSETSDPQNEIAIRVTEPADLNGDANPNPQSRPTELPNLGQPVHQNRPPRSKSMKPRFFSRFPRSHSTGHSLIQPGENCERFTLRLPADVRKQLMNRSLKRTSSLVVFPRAGSSRRGFRTGGEGSSRGRSYRRFDRLDRGMKSDRWIFSMAPPFFSRASSLKSPKVAADGEGSSTPPKPLMGSVKGPLNCLSTKADDGELLRPAV, encoded by the coding sequence ATGACCAGTACTGTGGTACACGGTTCAAGCTCCGCCGCGAATCATGGCGTCGCCGGCGCTTCCTTCCTCGCTCTCTTCCTCGTCCTTTTCCTGTTCTTGGAGACTCCGACAGCCCTTGCGCAGTCCGGCGACTCGCCCGCCACCGACCCCTACATGGACGCCAAGCTCACTCCTTCCATGGCCATCATTATTGTGGTGCTTATAGCCGCGATGTTTTTCATGGGATTCTTCTCGATCTACATCCGCCACTGCTCCGAGAACCGCGGCGGCAGCGGGAGCGTGCGCGCGGTGGTCGGCGCCGTGACCGGGCTGTCGCGCCGCGGCGCGCGCGGGCTGGACCCCTCGGTGCTCCAGACGTTCCCGACCTTCGGATACGAAGAAGTGAAAGGGCTCAAGCTCGGGAAAGGCGCGCTGGAGTGCGCGGTTTGCCTAAACGAGTTCGAGGACAATGAGACGCTGCGGTTGATCCCCAAGTGCGATCACGTTTTCCATCCCGACTGCATCGACGCCTGGCTCTCCTCCCACACCACCTGCCCCGTGTGCCGGGCTAACCTCGCCAGCGAGTCCGTGCACGCCGTCGATGCCGCTCAGCAACCGGACGACGGCGAAGATCTGCCATCGGAAACCTCAGATCCCCAAAATGAAATCGCGATACGAGTGACCGAACCGGCGGATCTGAACGGAGATGCGAATCCAAATCCACAATCGCGACCGACTGAATTGCCCAATCTCGGCCAACCGGTGCATCAGAACCGCCCTCCTCGATCAAAGTCCATGAAGCCGCGATTCTTCTCGAGGTTTCCCCGATCGCACTCGACTGGCCACTCGCTGATCCAGCCTGGCGAGAACTGCGAGCGCTTCACTTTGAGATTGCCGGCAGATGTCAGGAAGCAGCTCATGAACCGGTCGCTGAAGCGGACCTCCAGTTTGGTCGTGTTTCCGAGGGCAGGTAGTTCGCGGCGGGGTTTCCGAACCGGCGGAGAAGGTAGCAGCAGAGGAAGGTCCTACCGCCGATTCGATCGCCTCGACCGGGGTATGAAATCCGACCGGTGGATTTTCTCAATGGCGCCACCGTTCTTTTCTAGGGCATCGTCGTTGAAGTCGCCGAAAGTGGCGGCCGATGGCGAGGGATCATCGACTCCACCAAAGCCCTTGATGGGCTCCGTCAAGGGGCCGTTAAATTGTCTCAGCACAAAAGCCGATGACGGCGAATTGCTCCGGCCAGCGGTTTGA